A genomic stretch from Deltaproteobacteria bacterium includes:
- a CDS encoding phosphoribosylaminoimidazolesuccinocarboxamide synthase: MDTLFESHLTSLPLLFRGKVRDIYDAGEYLLLVATDRLSAFDVVLPTPIPDKGRILTELSLFWFDYVRDLVLNHVVSADITDYLPDAAERAQLAGRTVVCRKATPLKIETIVRGYLAGTGWKDYQRDGAVCGVRLPPGLREADKLPEPVFTPSTKAPRGQHDENISFDEAARLVGARLADEVRQLSLALYRKAAAYAETRGIIVADTKFEWGLVEGQLILIDELLTPDSSRFWPMSEYRPGRTPPSFDKQPIRDYLESIGFNKQPPAPELPPEVVRQTSARYREALVRLRGH; the protein is encoded by the coding sequence ATGGACACGCTTTTTGAATCCCACCTCACCTCGCTGCCGCTGCTGTTTCGCGGCAAGGTCCGCGATATCTACGATGCCGGCGAGTACCTGCTGTTGGTTGCCACCGATCGACTCTCGGCGTTCGATGTCGTGCTGCCGACCCCGATTCCAGATAAGGGCCGCATTCTGACCGAGCTGTCGCTGTTCTGGTTCGACTACGTGCGCGACCTCGTGCTCAATCACGTGGTGTCGGCTGATATCACCGACTACTTGCCCGACGCCGCGGAGCGGGCGCAGCTCGCCGGCCGCACGGTGGTCTGCCGCAAGGCCACGCCGCTCAAGATCGAGACCATCGTGCGCGGCTACCTCGCCGGCACGGGCTGGAAGGATTACCAGCGCGATGGGGCGGTGTGCGGCGTGCGGCTCCCGCCCGGGCTGCGGGAGGCCGACAAGCTGCCGGAGCCGGTCTTCACGCCTTCAACCAAGGCCCCGCGCGGCCAGCATGACGAGAACATCAGCTTCGACGAGGCGGCACGGCTGGTGGGCGCCAGGCTGGCGGATGAGGTCCGGCAGTTGTCCCTAGCGCTGTATCGCAAGGCCGCGGCCTACGCCGAAACCCGCGGCATCATCGTCGCCGACACCAAGTTCGAGTGGGGCCTGGTCGAGGGCCAGCTGATCTTGATCGATGAGTTGCTGACGCCCGACTCCTCGCGCTTCTGGCCGATGAGCGAGTATCGCCCCGGCCGCACACCGCCCAGCTTCGACAAGCAACCCATCCGCGATTACCTCGAGTCGATCGGTTTCAACAAACAACCGCCCGCGCCGGAACTGCCGCCCGAGGTCGTGCGCCAGACCAGCGCGCGCTACCGCGAAGCCTTGGTGCGCCTGCGCGGCCACTGA